In a single window of the Anaerocolumna cellulosilytica genome:
- a CDS encoding S-layer homology domain-containing protein, which produces MYSKKGVITGALVILMSLVLGFQAQSSFRVAAAKSNTVEPKVKKAAQEHTEVKNSSQKVESSVITRAEFSKMLDEIFVYQIKADMMFSDVKNSDWYRESALKVDAAGILKRDAKGNFNGNKPVTRQEAALILYRAFYHAEDNSQKTIRIADSKAIGGVYKTAAEYMVKNGYMITGSGNTFSPKGLISSDELTTILHSMTGEIISEAGFYTDDITGNLFINAPGVNLEDMTIKGNLYIAQGVGEGDVTLDRVTVNGRVFVLGGGENSIKLQDTIVRKGLVSAKGNGKVRIEANGSTSIAATNVAAGTTLYNATKRNKAFGEVTVKMVPQEHSVRFVGNFGNVKVESAKANVTLTKGMIQRLELSESAKGSVIELEEDTTVDVLVIRSNSTITGKGVIMSASIEAHGVNLSKEPGTILIGDNITVIIAGISRNKSSIGETADSTVSSGESFSGGNSGGVNPGGDNSGGEAPGGDTPGGNGNGETPIPNNHTVKVIEFEYVRYLVIQFAEGSLKDYAVTVDGEAVLFTPVTTEKSIVKYELSDRNEHKVKIVKGTKIQEYSVK; this is translated from the coding sequence ATGTACAGTAAAAAAGGCGTTATTACAGGAGCATTGGTAATACTAATGTCACTGGTACTAGGATTTCAAGCACAATCATCCTTCAGAGTTGCAGCTGCGAAAAGCAATACCGTGGAACCAAAGGTAAAAAAAGCGGCACAGGAACATACAGAAGTAAAAAATTCAAGTCAGAAGGTTGAAAGTTCAGTAATTACAAGAGCAGAGTTTTCAAAAATGCTGGATGAAATATTCGTATACCAGATAAAAGCGGATATGATGTTTTCAGATGTTAAGAATAGCGACTGGTATAGAGAGTCAGCTTTAAAAGTAGATGCAGCCGGCATATTAAAAAGAGATGCCAAGGGAAACTTTAATGGTAATAAACCCGTTACCAGACAGGAAGCTGCATTAATTCTATACAGAGCTTTTTATCATGCAGAAGATAACTCACAAAAGACTATTAGGATTGCAGATAGTAAAGCAATCGGAGGGGTTTACAAAACAGCAGCGGAATATATGGTTAAGAACGGTTACATGATAACTGGCTCTGGGAATACGTTTTCACCCAAAGGGCTCATCAGCAGTGACGAACTGACAACTATATTACATAGCATGACAGGGGAGATAATAAGCGAGGCTGGATTCTATACAGATGATATAACCGGTAACCTTTTTATTAATGCACCGGGTGTTAATTTGGAAGATATGACAATTAAGGGTAATCTCTATATAGCGCAGGGAGTAGGCGAAGGAGACGTAACTTTAGACAGAGTGACGGTGAATGGAAGAGTATTTGTATTGGGCGGTGGAGAAAACAGCATTAAGCTTCAGGATACAATTGTAAGGAAAGGATTAGTTTCTGCAAAGGGAAATGGGAAAGTCAGAATTGAGGCAAATGGTTCAACAAGTATAGCAGCAACAAACGTAGCAGCCGGAACAACTTTGTATAATGCTACTAAAAGGAACAAGGCTTTTGGGGAGGTAACAGTAAAGATGGTACCCCAGGAGCATAGCGTTCGTTTTGTAGGAAACTTTGGTAATGTTAAGGTAGAGTCAGCTAAGGCCAATGTAACACTTACCAAGGGAATGATTCAAAGGCTTGAATTATCAGAATCTGCAAAAGGTTCAGTGATAGAATTAGAGGAAGATACAACGGTAGATGTTCTGGTTATTCGAAGCAACAGTACTATTACCGGTAAGGGCGTCATAATGTCTGCTAGTATAGAAGCTCATGGGGTTAATCTATCTAAGGAACCGGGAACAATTTTAATTGGAGACAATATTACAGTTATAATTGCAGGAATTTCAAGAAATAAAAGCAGTATAGGAGAAACTGCTGACAGCACTGTAAGCAGCGGTGAAAGTTTTTCAGGAGGCAATTCAGGTGGTGTTAACCCCGGAGGAGATAACTCAGGAGGTGAAGCTCCCGGAGGTGATACTCCCGGCGGGAATGGCAATGGAGAAACGCCTATACCAAATAATCACACTGTTAAAGTTATTGAATTTGAGTATGTCCGCTATCTGGTAATACAGTTTGCAGAAGGTTCTCTAAAGGACTATGCCGTAACAGTAGATGGTGAAGCTGTCTTATTCACACCGGTTACCACAGAAAAATCAATTGTAAAATATGAACTTTCGGATCGTAATGAGCATAAAGTTAAGATTGTTAAAGGCACCAAAATACAGGAATATAGTGTGAAATAA
- the thpR gene encoding RNA 2',3'-cyclic phosphodiesterase, with the protein MKEILRLFIAINFSEDIKNALFDLTSELKRNKLKGNLTHRENFHLTLAFLGETSYIEDAGKVLDNISNKSFLTPFYLYTEGAFRFKRREGDIFCVGIRENPSLQLLYNEIKKELERFEFYAEEKEFKPHLTLGRGIILRTDYEFENFKRKVPSLCQKIDEINLMKSHRVDGKLTYTKIYSVRLTEET; encoded by the coding sequence ATGAAAGAAATTCTAAGATTATTTATTGCCATAAATTTTTCTGAAGATATTAAAAATGCCCTGTTTGATTTAACATCAGAATTAAAAAGAAATAAGTTAAAAGGAAATCTCACCCATCGAGAAAATTTTCATTTAACTTTGGCATTTCTGGGAGAAACCTCATACATCGAGGATGCAGGTAAGGTTCTTGATAACATATCGAATAAGTCTTTTCTCACCCCCTTTTATTTATATACAGAAGGTGCCTTCCGGTTCAAAAGGAGGGAAGGAGATATCTTCTGTGTTGGTATAAGAGAAAATCCATCTTTACAGCTCTTATATAATGAAATCAAAAAAGAATTGGAACGGTTTGAATTTTATGCGGAGGAAAAAGAATTTAAACCACATTTAACATTGGGAAGAGGTATTATTCTAAGAACAGACTATGAGTTTGAAAACTTTAAAAGAAAAGTTCCAAGTCTATGTCAGAAGATTGATGAAATAAATCTAATGAAATCACATAGGGTAGATGGTAAATTAACCTATACCAAAATATACTCCGTAAGACTAACAGAGGAAACCTGA
- a CDS encoding MgtC/SapB family protein, whose translation MENFIRELKEINNLSIIVRLTLATLCGGLIGYDRSRKRRPAGFRTHILVCIGSTLVMITSQYINDIMGYGSDPTRLGAQVISGIGFLGAGTILITGKQQVKGLTTAAGLWASACMGLAIGIGFYEGAIIGCSFILGSMTLLHRFDNYVMSKTKLMEIYVQLSSVKGVSLVFDSIRSNNMEITNVDMVKNRDSEDMIGLFITIKQKEKHDHEKILSLLGTIKEVASVEEL comes from the coding sequence ATGGAAAACTTTATAAGAGAATTAAAAGAGATTAATAACTTATCAATAATTGTACGTCTGACACTGGCTACCCTTTGCGGTGGTTTAATTGGTTACGACCGAAGTAGAAAAAGAAGACCGGCGGGTTTTCGTACTCATATTTTAGTATGTATTGGTTCAACGTTGGTTATGATTACCAGCCAATACATAAATGATATAATGGGTTATGGTTCCGATCCCACCAGGCTAGGAGCACAGGTTATAAGCGGTATCGGTTTTCTAGGGGCTGGTACCATTTTAATTACTGGCAAACAGCAGGTAAAAGGTTTAACAACAGCTGCTGGACTGTGGGCATCAGCATGTATGGGCTTAGCCATAGGTATTGGGTTTTACGAAGGAGCAATAATCGGCTGCAGTTTCATATTAGGGAGCATGACTTTATTACACCGTTTTGACAATTATGTAATGTCAAAAACAAAGTTAATGGAAATATATGTTCAATTATCTTCTGTAAAGGGAGTAAGTCTGGTATTTGACAGCATACGCTCCAATAATATGGAGATAACCAATGTAGATATGGTAAAAAACAGGGATTCAGAAGATATGATTGGTTTGTTTATTACGATTAAGCAAAAAGAAAAACATGATCATGAAAAAATATTATCTTTGTTAGGGACCATTAAAGAAGTAGCCTCTGTTGAGGAGCTTTAA